The Methanomicrobia archaeon DNA segment AGGAGGAAATGAAGCGGTAAGATCACCCGGTCTTCGCCTTTCTTCGCGCACGATATTCAAAGCAAAGCACGACCACGAGGACGAAGAGGCAGCCGAGGAAGAACCAGAGCCCGGGATGCATGAAGAGATCGAACCCTGCGCCTGCTTCCAGTGCCTTCTCCGGTAAGGGTGCGGGTGCATACGCCGGTGCCTCAGCACCGCCACCATACCCCTCCGGAACGGATCGTACAGCTACATCATCAACCGGACCCACACCCAGTCGCATCATCAATCCCTCGATCGCCAGCGAGCCGAAGACCGCAACCGCGATGATGGTCAGATAGCGCTTCAAGGCCGCGATTACGTCGCTTCTATCCGCCGTACCGGGTGCGATGACCACGTATTTCCGCTGTGGTGCGTACAGCTTCACCGGTTTCATCTTCCTGCTGTAGCGTGTCCGCGCGACCTTGACCAGTCCCGCCTCCGCCAGCTTCTCCAGGTTGTACTGTACCGTTGTCAGCGGAATTCCCAGCTTCTCCGCGATTTCCGTCGTTGACCGCGGCGCATCTGAGATGGTTTCCAGAATAGCACGAGCGGTATCGTTCGAAATGACCTGTGAGATGAGTTTCGAATTCTTGTCATTCAAGGGCAATATGAGCAGCTTCTCCTCAGCGAGTTCTGCAGTATCCTCCGTTCCGTTCTCGTGGTTACCAGAGTCTCGTATCATCGCTTCTTACTTT contains these protein-coding regions:
- a CDS encoding ArsR family transcriptional regulator, translated to MIRDSGNHENGTEDTAELAEEKLLILPLNDKNSKLISQVISNDTARAILETISDAPRSTTEIAEKLGIPLTTVQYNLEKLAEAGLVKVARTRYSRKMKPVKLYAPQRKYVVIAPGTADRSDVIAALKRYLTIIAVAVFGSLAIEGLMMRLGVGPVDDVAVRSVPEGYGGGAEAPAYAPAPLPEKALEAGAGFDLFMHPGLWFFLGCLFVLVVVLCFEYRARRKAKTG